The Eremothecium gossypii ATCC 10895 chromosome VII, complete sequence nucleotide sequence AACGGTAGTAGATAAGTCTGTATGGTGCTCGCGCAAATCAGAAAGGGAAACCAAGTTTAAATCGAAGTTCTTTTCGTCCGATACCAATATCCCCGATATGACTCGTTCTTCTTCCACCTCCGGCTGCTCCCGTTCCTCCGGGAGTTTATCTGCATCTTGTGGTTCTTCCTTAGGCTGTTCCTCGGAGGTAGCATCCTCCGGATCATTGTATGGCCTCTCTTTATCCTCATCAACTACAGGTAGCATCTCATCGACAATATTACCAACTGCTTTAGCTATTTTGACACCTTTAAACTCTAGATCAACAGCGACACAGTTCCTGGGGTTATATACACGGACTTCATCTTCAGTGCCCTTCAAAGAGCTAAAGTTGGACAATAATGCAGACTTCAGACGACCCATAGGATTGGACTCTCCATGCACAAGGATAATATTTGGGGCCCCAATTTTCTCGACAAATTCAAGGTTTTCCCTAAAGTCAACATGAGCAGCAAACGATATTTCTTCAACTTGACAGCGACGTGGAATGGATACATCCGAATTGTTTATGGAGGGTATTGTCTCGGGCTCTAGCATCAAAAATTTTGCCATGGTACCTTCAACAGAATACCCTGTAATTAGAACcaagttcttttcatctgGGCACCATTTCTCAAGTAAATCCCTTGACAGACCGTTCTGCAACATACCTGGCGAAGCCAGCATTACACTGGGCCCAAAGTCCTGGAATTCGTCAAGATTTTTCAAGTATGATATGTTTTTAAAGATAAAAGGATTTGTCTGCGAGTCTCTGAACTTTTTGCGGATCTTGTCGTTCATCATATTGACATAGGTTTGGAAGACAGACATACACTTCCGAGCTAAGTTTGAGGCGTAGAAAATTGGAACTTGACCGTTGCCAAGCTGTTCCGCGTGCTGCGACCAATACTCATCGAGAATTAGCATAATCTCCTGTGCCCTCCCAAGCGCAAATACTGGCAATAACACACGGCCTCCCTTTGAGACTGTTGTATGTATCAATTGTGTAAGCTTCTTTTCTTTACTTGTACGAGGCTCGTGTGTTGCGGTTCCAAAAGTTGATTCGACAATAAGTATGTCTGATGGCAATGTGGGGATTTCTGCGCTGTTCAGGTGCCGATCTAATTCTCTCGAATAGTCGCCGGTAAACAGTATCCTTAGCCCTGCTATTTCAACCTGGAACATAGCAGCACCAAGAACGTGTCCGGCGTGGTATGCAGTAAATTTTATACCGTTGACATCAATTGTAGAATGATAGTCAACAGTCTCAATTCTGTCAAATGATTCAGCAAGATCTTCGTCTGTGTACAAGTTCTCATCGCTTACACCCCCAGCGTTGTCGTTGCCAATGTTGGTGACCTTCACGAAGTCGCTCAGTAACCAGCGGTAGATGGCCTTCGTGGGATGTGTCATGAACACGCGACCCTGGAAATTCGTTCTTTGCATAACGTATGGAAGTGACGCAGCGTGGTCTAGGTGGAAGTGCGAGATCAACAGCACCTCCACCTGCGACAGGTCGAACTCATCGTAAAAAGGCAGCGACGCGATACCCTGGTGGGCGGGATGCACACCGGCATCCAGCATGACCGTCTTGCCCTTATACTGCAATATATGGCATGAGCGTCCAACCTCATTGCTGCCCCCAAGCCCGAAGAATCGGAACGAATTCGTATCTAACTTCTCCTCCGTCATCCGCAATTTGTTTATGTCTGCCTGCTGCGAGGTGCTGTGCTCTCTACCCAATGCCTGCGACACTGGCTACTGAGACAATTCCACgtagctgctgctgcaacTTTTTTGCAGCTATGGAAATACCGTGGTTCGGTAGATTTGATTCTGTGGAGATGAACGATCAAACGGGAACACTGGTTATCGGTGATGCGTGTTGTTAGTACCCAATCACCCGCAGAGACAAGTGCCACTATTAATTGTAGTACTTACAGGAACACCGATCGCAAGAACTCTTAACGGCTCCGTTTACCAACGATCAACACTTTTCTCCTCGAACGTTATGCTGTGCGGCGGTGGCGATTGCGAATGATTGTTGAATTGAACCAGAGAGCGGAAAATTTTCGTTCTCACGTGACCGTATCTTACATAAGCTACTGACCTATATGAAATACCGACGTTGCTCGAGGACCCGCTAGCGCAGTGTCTCAAGCAGTGATCATGAGATTGAGTTGTTCTGATGTGTACATTGAGAGTACTGGGTTGGACGCGACTGTCTAACCACGGCTACGTGCAGAAATAAATGCATCATAGACGATGGAAGAGTTCCTACAAAGACGATATAAAACACAACACACGCTCGAAGGGTCATAAGTGTCCTGATGTGTGCGTAAAGGAGCACATTTCGGCGCTATGTGAGAAAGCCATAGTCGTCATTCACAGCCCAAAATTCCTCAATTGGGATGCACCACAGAGTTTCTGAAGCCTGCTGGTGCTGGGATGGCTGG carries:
- the YSH1 gene encoding cleavage polyadenylation factor subunit YSH1 (Syntenic homolog of Saccharomyces cerevisiae YLR277C (YSH1) and YOR179C (SYC1)), with amino-acid sequence MTEEKLDTNSFRFFGLGGSNEVGRSCHILQYKGKTVMLDAGVHPAHQGIASLPFYDEFDLSQVEVLLISHFHLDHAASLPYVMQRTNFQGRVFMTHPTKAIYRWLLSDFVKVTNIGNDNAGGVSDENLYTDEDLAESFDRIETVDYHSTIDVNGIKFTAYHAGHVLGAAMFQVEIAGLRILFTGDYSRELDRHLNSAEIPTLPSDILIVESTFGTATHEPRTSKEKKLTQLIHTTVSKGGRVLLPVFALGRAQEIMLILDEYWSQHAEQLGNGQVPIFYASNLARKCMSVFQTYVNMMNDKIRKKFRDSQTNPFIFKNISYLKNLDEFQDFGPSVMLASPGMLQNGLSRDLLEKWCPDEKNLVLITGYSVEGTMAKFLMLEPETIPSINNSDVSIPRRCQVEEISFAAHVDFRENLEFVEKIGAPNIILVHGESNPMGRLKSALLSNFSSLKGTEDEVRVYNPRNCVAVDLEFKGVKIAKAVGNIVDEMLPVVDEDKERPYNDPEDATSEEQPKEEPQDADKLPEEREQPEVEEERVISGILVSDEKNFDLNLVSLSDLREHHTDLSTTVLKERQTVHVDCRNELIFWHLCQMFGDIEVLVDEEGATLTKVEEDEKNTKPGQLVVRVMGDIKLSVVDHVATLEWTQNVISDAVADSIVAILLSVDSSPASVKRSSHSCNSNDHPGESETLWKIKQIAKLFNEQFGDSFTLLLDKESEHSDNENIKGSVTIGKNYATVNFSKMAVEDCNSNPLKGRIESILGIGADLVAPLC